In a genomic window of Halomonas denitrificans:
- the ftsW gene encoding putative lipid II flippase FtsW, translating into MGAVRRQARRHGDPARSVEIDGPLMLAALALLGVGIVMVASTSVAVAEKYAVGEWHFLGKHVIFVVLGLVLAGGFQLVDTRWLEKSGRLCLVASLVLLLLVFVPGLGHTVNGAQRWIDLGVTRFQAVEAVKLLMIVYVAGYLAARPALGNSGFTETLKPLMVGALIAAVLLQQPDMGSAVVLMAIIGGMVWLAGAAWKYLALLGMSAIPLVTFAAMEPYRLRRIAILGDPFSDPYNAGFQLVQALIAVGRGQVTGVGLGSSVQKLFYLPEAHTDFIFAILAEELGLLGILFVLALFAVLVFRIFRIGLAAQRADRPFAAFVAFGVGLWIGLQALVSIGVNLGVLPTKGLTLPLVSAGGSSLMMTLAALGLVIKIGRELGRAELARPRRRQEWAS; encoded by the coding sequence ATGGGTGCCGTGCGCAGACAGGCCCGACGCCACGGCGATCCCGCCCGGTCGGTCGAGATCGACGGTCCCTTGATGCTGGCCGCCCTGGCGCTGCTCGGTGTCGGCATCGTCATGGTCGCCTCGACGTCCGTTGCGGTGGCCGAGAAGTACGCGGTCGGCGAGTGGCATTTCCTGGGTAAGCACGTGATCTTCGTCGTGCTCGGACTGGTCCTGGCCGGCGGCTTCCAGCTGGTCGATACCCGGTGGCTGGAGAAGAGCGGCCGCCTGTGCCTGGTCGCCTCCCTGGTCCTGCTGCTGCTGGTGTTCGTCCCCGGCCTGGGGCACACGGTCAACGGCGCCCAGCGCTGGATCGACCTCGGCGTGACCCGGTTCCAGGCGGTGGAGGCGGTCAAGCTGCTGATGATCGTCTACGTCGCCGGGTACCTGGCGGCGCGGCCTGCGCTGGGGAACTCGGGGTTCACCGAGACGCTCAAGCCCCTGATGGTCGGCGCACTGATCGCCGCCGTGCTGCTGCAGCAGCCCGACATGGGCTCCGCCGTGGTGCTGATGGCGATCATCGGCGGCATGGTCTGGCTGGCCGGTGCGGCCTGGAAGTACCTCGCGCTGCTCGGAATGAGTGCGATTCCCCTGGTGACCTTCGCGGCGATGGAGCCCTATCGACTGCGCCGCATCGCGATCCTCGGCGACCCGTTTTCGGACCCCTACAACGCCGGCTTCCAGCTGGTCCAGGCGCTGATCGCGGTCGGTCGCGGCCAGGTCACGGGCGTCGGCCTCGGGTCCAGCGTGCAGAAACTGTTCTACCTGCCGGAGGCCCATACGGATTTCATCTTCGCCATCCTCGCCGAGGAACTCGGCCTGCTCGGCATCCTGTTCGTGCTCGCGCTGTTCGCCGTGCTGGTGTTCCGCATCTTCCGGATCGGCCTTGCCGCGCAGCGCGCGGACCGACCCTTCGCAGCGTTCGTTGCGTTCGGCGTGGGGCTGTGGATCGGCCTCCAGGCACTGGTCAGCATCGGCGTGAACCTGGGCGTGCTGCCGACCAAGGGGCTGACCCTGCCGCTGGTCTCGGCCGGTGGATCGAGCCTGATGATGACCCTGGCCGCGCTCGGGCTGGTGATCAAGATCGGCCGCGAGCTGGGCCGCGCCGAACTCGCCCGGCCGCGTCGCCGGCAGGAGTGGGCGTCATGA
- the murG gene encoding undecaprenyldiphospho-muramoylpentapeptide beta-N-acetylglucosaminyltransferase encodes MRVTILAGGTGGHIFPGLAVAAALRADGVEVRWLGTPHGLENRLVPAAGIELDRVRITGLRGRGALGWLAAPFRVLRALWQARGILKRTRPDCTLSMGGYAAGPAGLASRMLSIPLVIHEQNAVAGLTNRWLAPFASIVCTGFPDVLKNARVTGNPVREEIESLPEPAPRLAGRTGPLRLLVIGGSQGAQVFNQVVPEALARLPSEQRPVTRHQAGRQLQSAENNYAKAGVDADVVEFIDDMAAAWAWADFAICRSGALTVAELAAAGVPALLVPFPAAVDDHQTGNARYLADAGAAWLMPQDEFGPERLADHIAGVCRELTQSMARRARALARPDAARRVADACREVMA; translated from the coding sequence ATGAGGGTCACGATCCTGGCCGGCGGGACCGGCGGACACATCTTTCCCGGCCTGGCCGTGGCCGCAGCACTGCGCGCCGACGGCGTCGAAGTGCGCTGGCTGGGCACGCCCCACGGGCTGGAGAACCGCCTGGTGCCCGCTGCCGGCATCGAGCTCGACCGGGTCCGGATCACCGGGCTGCGAGGGCGCGGTGCCCTCGGCTGGTTGGCGGCGCCGTTCCGCGTCCTGCGCGCGCTCTGGCAGGCCCGGGGCATTCTGAAGCGCACGCGTCCGGACTGCACGCTGAGCATGGGCGGCTACGCGGCCGGACCGGCCGGCCTGGCCTCCCGGATGCTTTCGATTCCACTGGTCATCCACGAGCAGAACGCGGTTGCCGGCCTGACCAACCGCTGGCTGGCACCTTTCGCGTCGATCGTCTGCACCGGGTTTCCCGACGTGCTGAAGAATGCCCGCGTGACCGGGAACCCGGTCCGCGAAGAGATCGAGTCCCTGCCCGAGCCGGCACCGCGCCTGGCCGGCCGGACCGGACCCCTGCGCCTGCTGGTCATCGGCGGGAGCCAGGGAGCACAAGTGTTCAACCAGGTGGTGCCCGAGGCCCTGGCCCGGCTGCCGTCCGAACAACGCCCCGTGACCCGGCACCAGGCCGGGCGACAACTGCAGTCGGCCGAAAACAACTACGCCAAGGCCGGCGTCGATGCGGACGTCGTCGAGTTCATCGACGACATGGCGGCAGCCTGGGCCTGGGCCGATTTTGCGATCTGCCGTTCCGGTGCACTGACCGTGGCCGAACTCGCCGCCGCCGGCGTTCCGGCGTTGCTGGTGCCGTTTCCTGCGGCGGTCGACGACCACCAGACCGGGAACGCGCGCTACCTGGCCGACGCCGGGGCAGCCTGGCTGATGCCGCAGGACGAGTTCGGTCCCGAGCGCTTGGCCGACCACATCGCCGGCGTCTGTCGCGAGCTGACCCAATCGATGGCGCGCCGCGCCCGTGCTCTCGCCCGACCCGACGCCGCCCGCCGGGTCGCCGATGCGTGTCGGGAGGTGATGGCATGA
- the murC gene encoding UDP-N-acetylmuramate--L-alanine ligase — translation MTTGLSPDPRPAPSLMHRVRRIHFVGIGGVGMSGIAEVLSNLGFTVSGSDLNESSAVRQLRAGGIDVRIGHDAAAVAGADVVVCSSAIAEDNAELEAARAARIPVVPRAEMLGELMRFRQGIAVAGTHGKTTTTSLVAELLAAADMDPTFVIGGVVNAFGSNARLGQGRYLVAEADESDASFLLLQPVISVVTNIDRDHLDAYQGSFDRLQGAFLEFLHHLPFFGVAVLCIDDPHVAELVPDVGRTVLTYGVHKEADVRATRIRQQGRRMLFDLHLPERESPLSATLSQPGRHNVLNALGATAVAWEIGATSEAIAEGLEGFSGIGRRFAQVGECRFARGRALVFEDYGHHPTELDAVLQAARAGWPDRRLVLVFQPHRFTRTRDQFDAFARVLAAVDEVILTDIYPAGEAPIAGITSDALAEAIEPRGPARVTRAGTVDDLPGVLDDRVRDGDLLLVMGAGDIGRLPALLDAEAA, via the coding sequence ATGACCACCGGTCTTTCGCCCGATCCGCGCCCGGCGCCTTCCCTGATGCATCGGGTACGGCGCATCCACTTCGTCGGCATCGGCGGCGTGGGCATGAGCGGCATCGCCGAAGTCCTTTCCAACCTCGGCTTCACGGTCAGCGGCAGCGACCTGAACGAGTCGTCGGCGGTGCGCCAGCTCCGTGCAGGCGGAATCGACGTGCGGATCGGTCACGACGCGGCTGCCGTCGCCGGCGCCGACGTCGTGGTCTGTTCGAGCGCCATCGCCGAGGACAATGCCGAGCTGGAAGCCGCGCGCGCCGCCCGGATCCCGGTCGTGCCGAGGGCCGAGATGCTCGGTGAGCTGATGCGGTTCCGCCAGGGGATCGCCGTGGCCGGCACGCACGGCAAGACGACCACCACGTCACTGGTGGCCGAACTGCTGGCGGCAGCCGACATGGATCCGACCTTCGTGATCGGGGGGGTGGTCAACGCATTCGGCTCCAACGCCCGCCTCGGCCAGGGCCGGTACCTGGTCGCTGAGGCGGACGAGTCCGACGCCTCGTTCCTGCTCCTTCAGCCCGTGATCTCGGTGGTAACCAACATCGACCGCGATCATCTCGATGCCTACCAGGGCAGCTTCGATCGCCTTCAGGGCGCGTTCCTCGAGTTCCTCCACCACCTGCCGTTCTTCGGTGTCGCGGTCCTGTGCATCGACGACCCGCACGTTGCCGAGCTGGTCCCCGACGTGGGACGCACGGTGCTGACTTACGGCGTCCACAAGGAGGCTGACGTGCGCGCGACGCGGATTCGCCAGCAGGGCCGGCGGATGCTGTTCGACCTGCACCTGCCCGAGCGCGAGTCACCGCTTTCGGCCACCCTTTCCCAGCCGGGCCGGCACAACGTCCTCAATGCGCTCGGCGCGACCGCGGTGGCCTGGGAGATCGGCGCGACGAGCGAAGCCATCGCGGAGGGACTGGAGGGTTTTTCCGGGATCGGCCGGCGCTTCGCGCAGGTGGGCGAATGTCGCTTCGCACGCGGCCGTGCACTGGTGTTCGAGGACTACGGCCACCATCCGACGGAGCTCGACGCGGTGCTCCAGGCGGCCCGTGCCGGCTGGCCCGACCGCAGGCTGGTTCTCGTGTTCCAGCCGCACCGGTTCACCCGGACGCGCGACCAGTTCGACGCGTTCGCCCGCGTGCTGGCCGCGGTCGACGAAGTGATCCTGACCGACATCTACCCCGCCGGCGAGGCGCCGATCGCAGGTATCACCAGCGATGCACTGGCCGAAGCGATCGAACCCCGCGGACCCGCCCGGGTAACCCGTGCGGGAACCGTCGACGACTTGCCCGGTGTCCTCGACGACCGGGTCCGGGACGGTGACCTGCTGCTGGTCATGGGCGCCGGCGACATCGGGCGACTGCCCGCGCTGCTCGACGCGGAGGCCGCATGA